In Phocoena phocoena chromosome 19, mPhoPho1.1, whole genome shotgun sequence, a genomic segment contains:
- the CRYBA1 gene encoding beta-crystallin A3, with product METQTVQQELESLPTTKMAQTNPMPGSVGPWKITIYDQENFQGKRMEFTSSCPNVSERSFDNVRSLKVECGAWIGYEHTSFCGQQFVLERGEYPRWDAWSGSNAYHIERLMSFRPICSANHKESKITIFEKENFIGRQWEICDDYPSLQAMGWFNNEVGSMKIQCGAWVCYQYPGYRGYQYILECDHHGGDYKHWREWGSHAQTSQIQSIRRIQQ from the exons ATGGAGACCCAGACTGTGCAGCAGGAGCTGG AATCCCTTCCAACCACCAAGATGGCTCAAACTAACCCCATGCCGGGGTCTGTGGGGCCATGGAAG ATAACCATCTATGACCAGGAGAACTTCCAGGGCAAGAGAATGGAGTTCACCAGCTCCTGCCCAAATGTCTCTGAGCGCAGTTTTGACAATGTCCGGTCTCTCAAGGTGGAATGTGGCGC CTGGATTGGTTATGAGCATACCAGCTTCTGCGGGCAACAGTTTGTTCTCGAGAGAGGAGAGTACCCTCGCTGGGATGCCTGGAGCGGGAGTAATGCCTACCACATTGAGCGCCTCATGTCCTTCCGCCCCATCTGTTCAGCT AATCATAAGGAGTCTAAGATTACCatctttgagaaagaaaactttattGGACGACAATGGGAAATCTGTGATGACTACCCCTCCTTGCAAGCCATGGGTTGGTTCAACAACGAAGTTGGTTCCATGAAGATACAATGTGGAGC CTGGGTTTGCTACCAGTATCCTGGATACCGTGGCTATCAGTATATCTTGGAATGTGACCATCATGGAGGAGACTATAAACACTGGAGAGAGTGGGGTTCTCATGCCCAGACTTCCCAGATTCAATCAATTCGCCGTATCCAACAGTAG